The Candidatus Spechtbacterales bacterium genome has a segment encoding these proteins:
- a CDS encoding zinc ABC transporter substrate-binding protein encodes MKNKKIIYTIVTTVLAGVLIGLFFTVSNQDLDVENNKLKVAATIFPLYDIVSNVAGDSVDVELLLPSGASPHFYEFTPRQLAGLS; translated from the coding sequence ATGAAAAATAAAAAAATTATTTATACAATTGTGACAACAGTATTAGCGGGTGTTCTAATAGGTTTGTTTTTCACGGTTAGTAATCAAGACTTAGATGTAGAGAACAATAAGCTAAAGGTGGCGGCAACCATTTTTCCGCTATATGATATTGTGAGTAATGTAGCGGGGGACTCTGTTGATGTTGAACTTCTTTTACCCTCCGGTGCCTCCCCTCATTTTTATGAATTTACACCCAGGCAGCTGGCCGGACTTTC